In a genomic window of Spirosoma agri:
- a CDS encoding FeoA family protein, giving the protein MSKRSVADLKVGERGTIQSFDNQLLSLKLLEMGCLPGAEVCLSGKAPLGDPICLNVSGYCLAMRKSEAATILID; this is encoded by the coding sequence ATGAGCAAGCGCAGCGTGGCTGATCTGAAAGTTGGCGAGCGAGGTACCATTCAATCGTTCGATAACCAGTTGTTATCCCTCAAACTGCTTGAAATGGGCTGTTTGCCAGGCGCTGAAGTTTGTCTAAGCGGCAAAGCACCACTGGGTGACCCGATCTGTCTGAATGTATCCGGTTATTGTCTGGCCATGCGCAAGTCCGAAGCTGCTACGATTTTAATTGACTAG
- a CDS encoding sulfite exporter TauE/SafE family protein produces the protein MDSSTTLILCAFSFLAGFVDAIIGGGGLIQTPAILFTLPQYPVPTLIASTKIPSLAGSLMGAFQYSRRVVVIGRFIAPMMAIAFAASWLGSLTLTRVPNSFMKPVALVILVAVFIYTLIKKEFGQVTQQYVSARQQRLRMWTMGACIGFYDGFFGPGTGSFLVLGFITLIGFDFLKASAHAKLVNAATNLASTLFFVNEGKILYAVAFPMALANLSGAFLGARLAILKGNQFIRVFFLLIITATIIRFGWDLIG, from the coding sequence ATGGATAGTTCTACTACGCTGATTCTCTGCGCTTTTTCGTTCCTGGCTGGTTTTGTCGATGCTATAATCGGTGGGGGTGGATTAATCCAAACGCCCGCTATTCTCTTTACGCTGCCTCAGTATCCGGTACCAACGCTGATTGCATCGACAAAAATACCATCACTGGCCGGGAGTCTGATGGGTGCGTTTCAATACAGCCGACGGGTTGTTGTTATCGGTCGTTTCATTGCGCCGATGATGGCGATTGCGTTTGCCGCGTCGTGGCTGGGCTCGCTGACGCTTACCCGCGTACCCAACAGCTTCATGAAACCAGTGGCGCTGGTCATTCTGGTGGCTGTGTTCATCTACACGCTAATCAAAAAAGAGTTCGGGCAGGTAACGCAGCAGTATGTCTCCGCCCGCCAGCAGCGCCTACGCATGTGGACTATGGGGGCCTGTATTGGCTTTTATGACGGCTTTTTCGGGCCGGGAACCGGAAGTTTTCTTGTCCTGGGGTTCATTACGCTGATCGGGTTTGATTTTCTGAAGGCCAGCGCTCATGCCAAGCTGGTCAACGCGGCTACGAATCTGGCCAGCACGTTGTTCTTTGTAAACGAGGGTAAAATCCTTTACGCCGTTGCCTTTCCGATGGCCCTGGCCAACCTATCCGGCGCGTTTCTGGGTGCACGACTAGCTATCCTGAAAGGGAATCAGTTTATCCGTGTCTTCTTTCTACTGATTATCACGGCGACGATCATCCGATTCGGCTGGGACCTGATCGGCTAG
- a CDS encoding cytochrome c maturation protein CcmE domain-containing protein: MKLSHIFGIVVIALAIGIIVATAGDASSYVTFKQASELAQDGDEKMIHVVGKVQKDAQGRVTDMLYDPAIDPNHFEFTLIDNENHPQKVVYNSPKPQDFERSEQIVVIGAMQGDHFQCNKILLKCPSKYQENKLETTEHEAKTAQL; the protein is encoded by the coding sequence ATGAAACTCTCTCACATTTTCGGTATCGTCGTCATTGCACTGGCTATCGGTATCATCGTAGCAACGGCGGGCGACGCCAGTTCATACGTCACCTTCAAGCAGGCTTCTGAACTCGCGCAGGACGGCGACGAAAAAATGATTCACGTCGTGGGTAAGGTGCAGAAAGATGCACAGGGTCGTGTCACCGATATGCTCTATGATCCGGCTATCGACCCGAACCACTTTGAATTTACGCTGATCGATAACGAAAATCACCCGCAAAAAGTCGTTTACAATAGCCCTAAGCCGCAGGATTTCGAGCGTTCGGAGCAGATTGTCGTGATCGGTGCCATGCAGGGTGATCATTTCCAGTGCAACAAAATTCTGCTCAAATGCCCTTCGAAGTACCAGGAGAACAAGCTGGAAACGACGGAGCACGAAGCCAAAACAGCGCAATTATGA
- the ccsA gene encoding cytochrome c biogenesis protein CcsA encodes MKKNWWKVLSVLILTYVVLQGLLGVVPRQPILNESIRNVYFHVPLWFGMIILLLTSAVYSIRYLRSGRFDDDLVAVEFANTAILYGLLGCLTGSIWANFTWGEPWPNDPKLNSVAVGMLMYLAYLILRGSFDDEQRRARISAVYNIFAFAVFIPLIFIVPRLNDSLHPGNGGNPAFGKYDMDNSLRMVFYPAIIGFTLLGVWITELRVRLRRIKVALDD; translated from the coding sequence ATGAAAAAGAATTGGTGGAAAGTCCTTTCGGTCCTGATTCTGACCTATGTTGTCTTACAGGGTTTGCTGGGCGTTGTTCCTCGGCAGCCCATCCTGAACGAGAGTATCCGAAACGTTTATTTCCACGTTCCGCTCTGGTTCGGCATGATCATCCTGCTCCTGACGTCAGCCGTCTATTCCATTCGCTACCTGCGCAGTGGTCGTTTCGACGATGACCTCGTTGCGGTCGAGTTTGCCAACACTGCCATTCTATACGGGTTGTTGGGTTGTCTGACAGGCTCGATCTGGGCTAATTTCACCTGGGGCGAACCCTGGCCTAACGACCCAAAGCTGAACAGCGTTGCCGTGGGTATGCTCATGTACCTGGCTTATTTGATTTTGCGGGGTTCCTTCGATGATGAGCAACGACGCGCCCGCATTTCGGCGGTTTATAATATTTTCGCGTTCGCCGTCTTTATTCCTCTCATCTTTATCGTGCCTCGGCTGAACGATTCGCTACATCCCGGCAACGGAGGTAACCCGGCCTTCGGAAAGTACGATATGGATAATAGCCTCCGTATGGTGTTCTATCCGGCCATTATTGGGTTTACGCTGCTGGGTGTCTGGATCACGGAACTGCGCGTCAGGCTCCGTCGGATAAAAGTTGCTTTGGACGATTAA
- a CDS encoding hemolysin family protein: MEPYALLFGALLALVLAGFFSAVEMAYVSVNRLYFELHSKQGPLSEKLVSGFLKNPILFVGTTLTGNTLFLVLYAVLGVTALNPLLMAILPESWADHQFVFITIETIVLTIVFLPLADYLPKSLALIHPDRFLEALAVPLWVIYKAIAPLVRVLVGVARFLIRFMLGNRNPEIRPVFGLTDLNHYLQQLNQKTDKEEDLEIDTQIFNNAIEFRDVRVRDCLVPRTEINAIEVDDSVEELRQAFQDSGHSKIIIYRDTIDDVIGYCHALALFQKPATVEEIITPIITIPETMPAQDLLLRFLSERKSLALVVDEFGGTAGIVSLEDMVEQIFGEIQDEYDTNEDWTEQQLDDHTWLLSARHEIDDLNTTYGWSIPEGSYDTLGGLILATNEDLPHVGEIIELSPFTFTIVSMDGTRIDTVKVHLNQNLAD; encoded by the coding sequence TTGGAACCCTACGCGTTACTTTTTGGTGCCTTACTCGCGCTTGTGCTGGCGGGCTTTTTCTCAGCCGTCGAAATGGCATACGTGTCGGTCAATCGACTCTATTTCGAGCTACACAGTAAGCAGGGCCCCCTGAGCGAGAAACTAGTATCCGGTTTTCTGAAAAATCCAATTCTGTTCGTCGGTACTACGCTTACGGGCAATACGCTTTTTCTGGTCCTTTACGCGGTACTGGGCGTTACGGCGCTGAATCCATTGCTGATGGCCATTTTGCCCGAATCCTGGGCTGACCACCAGTTTGTGTTTATTACGATTGAAACGATCGTTCTGACCATCGTTTTTCTTCCCCTCGCCGATTACCTACCCAAGAGTTTAGCCCTTATTCATCCCGACCGGTTTCTGGAAGCACTCGCAGTGCCATTGTGGGTTATCTACAAAGCCATCGCTCCGCTGGTCCGCGTTTTGGTTGGAGTAGCCCGGTTTCTGATCCGATTCATGTTAGGTAACCGAAACCCGGAGATCCGTCCGGTCTTTGGTCTGACCGATCTTAACCATTATCTCCAGCAACTGAATCAGAAAACCGATAAGGAAGAAGATCTGGAGATCGATACGCAGATTTTCAACAACGCCATTGAGTTTCGCGATGTGCGCGTACGTGACTGCCTGGTTCCCCGTACTGAAATCAATGCCATTGAGGTTGATGATAGCGTAGAGGAGCTTCGGCAGGCTTTTCAGGACAGTGGTCACTCAAAAATTATCATCTACCGCGATACGATCGATGATGTTATTGGCTATTGTCATGCGCTGGCGTTGTTCCAGAAACCCGCTACGGTCGAGGAAATTATAACGCCCATCATCACGATTCCCGAAACGATGCCCGCTCAGGACCTGTTGCTGCGCTTTCTGTCCGAGCGAAAAAGCCTGGCACTGGTTGTCGATGAGTTCGGCGGCACGGCCGGAATTGTTAGTCTGGAGGATATGGTCGAGCAGATTTTTGGTGAGATTCAGGATGAATACGACACCAATGAAGACTGGACCGAGCAGCAACTCGATGACCATACCTGGCTGCTGAGCGCCCGACACGAAATCGACGACCTCAACACAACCTACGGCTGGTCCATTCCCGAAGGCAGTTACGATACGCTCGGCGGATTGATTCTGGCAACGAACGAAGACCTTCCCCACGTTGGTGAGATCATCGAATTATCACCCTTTACGTTTACGATTGTGTCTATGGATGGCACACGAATCGATACCGTCAAAGTTCATTTGAACCAAAATTTGGCGGATTAA
- the pyrE gene encoding orotate phosphoribosyltransferase: MNSLSTQQTVARHLLAVRAVRLQPDSPFTWSSGWKSPIYCDNRVTLAYPEVRTFIKNALADRIRQEFPSADVIAGVATAGIPQGVLVADVLDLPYCYVRPEPKAHGMGKQIEGYLEAGQRVVVIEDLISTGGSSLKVVDALRGAGAEVLGMAAIFTYDFPLAAQNFASKNVPLVCLSDYNVLLAEAQSLDYISADALDSLAAWRENPAEWGK; the protein is encoded by the coding sequence GTGAATTCATTATCGACTCAACAGACCGTTGCACGACACCTGCTTGCCGTGCGGGCCGTCCGGTTACAACCCGATTCACCATTTACCTGGAGTTCAGGCTGGAAATCGCCCATCTACTGCGACAATCGCGTTACGCTGGCCTATCCGGAAGTACGCACGTTTATTAAAAATGCCCTCGCAGACCGGATTCGGCAGGAATTTCCTTCGGCCGACGTTATTGCCGGTGTCGCTACGGCGGGGATTCCGCAGGGTGTTCTCGTGGCAGATGTGCTCGACCTCCCCTATTGCTATGTCCGGCCCGAGCCCAAAGCACACGGTATGGGCAAACAAATTGAAGGGTATCTAGAGGCAGGACAGCGGGTCGTCGTCATTGAAGACCTGATTTCGACCGGCGGTAGTTCGCTCAAAGTAGTGGATGCCTTACGGGGTGCCGGAGCTGAGGTTTTGGGCATGGCGGCCATTTTCACCTATGATTTTCCACTGGCGGCCCAGAATTTTGCCAGCAAGAATGTGCCGCTGGTCTGTCTAAGCGATTATAATGTGTTACTGGCAGAAGCCCAGTCGCTCGACTATATTTCAGCCGATGCGCTGGATTCGCTCGCTGCCTGGCGCGAAAATCCAGCCGAATGGGGAAAATAA
- a CDS encoding heme exporter protein CcmB, with protein sequence MAESVRQLSALMRKEFLLEWRQRYALNGMLLYIVGAVFVCYLSFNARRGQLTPIVWNTLFWIILLFTAINAIAKSFVQERAGRQLYYYILASPQQIILSKILYNTVLMLVLALLGFGVYAFVLGNPVDDVPLYLLTLILGAIGFAASLTLVSGIASKAENPATLMAVLSFPIILPLLLMLLKLSKNALDGLDRSASWDEIGTVLAIDVIVVTLSLLLFPFLWRS encoded by the coding sequence ATGGCAGAATCAGTACGACAGTTGAGTGCATTGATGCGGAAGGAATTTCTGCTGGAGTGGCGGCAACGCTACGCGCTCAACGGGATGCTGCTGTACATTGTCGGGGCCGTTTTTGTGTGTTATTTAAGTTTCAATGCGCGACGTGGTCAGCTGACGCCGATCGTTTGGAATACATTGTTCTGGATTATTCTGTTGTTTACGGCCATCAACGCCATTGCCAAGAGTTTTGTGCAGGAGCGCGCGGGGCGGCAGCTGTATTATTATATACTGGCGAGTCCGCAGCAGATCATCCTGTCGAAGATTCTGTACAATACGGTGCTGATGCTGGTGCTGGCCTTGTTGGGCTTCGGGGTGTACGCCTTTGTGCTGGGCAATCCGGTCGATGATGTTCCGTTATATCTGTTGACCCTCATTCTGGGTGCTATTGGCTTTGCAGCCTCCCTGACGCTGGTTTCGGGCATCGCCAGCAAGGCCGAAAATCCGGCGACGCTGATGGCAGTATTGAGTTTCCCTATCATTCTGCCGCTGCTGCTGATGCTGCTTAAACTGTCAAAAAACGCACTCGACGGCCTTGACCGAAGCGCAAGCTGGGATGAGATCGGAACGGTGCTGGCCATCGATGTTATTGTCGTAACCTTATCGTTGTTGCTGTTCCCATTTTTGTGGCGGAGCTAA
- a CDS encoding CcmD family protein, with product MGLSFLTKAPLAALLLLSQQLMAQQPVSNGVEMADKLRADGKIWVVVAVIAAIFAGIIIYLVRLDRQIGKLEKEVKQTGTPAQKNDYSL from the coding sequence ATGGGACTGTCTTTTTTGACAAAAGCACCACTGGCGGCCTTGCTTCTTCTCAGCCAGCAACTTATGGCTCAACAACCGGTTTCGAACGGCGTTGAGATGGCCGATAAGCTCCGGGCTGATGGTAAGATCTGGGTAGTTGTGGCGGTCATTGCGGCCATATTTGCGGGTATTATTATTTATCTGGTTCGTCTCGACCGGCAGATTGGCAAATTGGAAAAGGAAGTAAAGCAGACCGGAACACCCGCGCAGAAGAACGATTACAGCCTGTAG
- the ccsA gene encoding cytochrome c biogenesis protein CcsA has protein sequence MIHTTVGQLGHFFVILSFVTALVATVAYFLSSLGRRASVEVVSIEEPQLAYAGESTFGGKTAKRKAPAQLSRSGSQANQKPAKDDWKTLARWSFCLHALAVFGVGASLYYIIYNHYFEYHYAWSHSSLALPVQYMISCFWEGQEGSFLLWLFWDAVLGVILITTSRSAIGKQWEAPMMTVFALVQAFLASMILGVVFGDTFKLGSSPFLLLTEAMPDAPIFTADPTFVPKDGNGLNPLLQNYWMVIHPPTLFLGFALTLVPFAYCIAGLWRNQPLEWIRPALPWTLFGAMILGIGIMMGGYWAYETLNFGGYWNWDPVENAVFVPWLVMVGALHTMLIAKRSSTGLKTTIILTIATFLLILYSTFLTRSGILGNASVHSFTDLGLSGQLLVYLLAFVVLAVVLAARKWKYIPTDEQEASVYTKEFWLFIGATVLCLSAFQIIATTSIPVYNKILESFGKISNLALPADQIAHYNKFQVWFFVVIALLTGVGQFMWWRRLDNKKWDALITPGIITLLVSAGLIAFGSIKNPVYMILLVAAVFALVTNGTILLGIIRGNYRFSGGAIAHIGLALMLIGILYSAGFSKVISINTSGLLISKQDEFTKNDNKENKENTLLWLNQPERMGTYQITYRGQRIEARDVPGYIPRKDVMVIEGDYHGIAQKNIEQNGKVYHKKGDTLALYPENTYYEVEYREPSGKVFSLFPRAQVNERMGLLASPDTRHKADRDIYTYVNSVPDPSAENKWEKTETYSVAIKDTFFLNDYVAILDDVVRTNEVEGMEISASDAAIRARVRVMSKNGEQTLNPAFVIKNRMVAHPAEVSDELGVRIQLNEIDPQTGKFTFAVNRTQRDYIVMKAFEKPLINVLWIGTLIVVLGFLIAIVRRYREFRKMRDKMI, from the coding sequence ATGATACATACTACAGTCGGGCAACTCGGCCACTTTTTCGTCATTCTGTCATTTGTTACAGCGCTGGTAGCGACGGTAGCCTATTTTCTCTCCTCGCTCGGTCGTCGGGCCAGTGTAGAAGTGGTATCGATCGAAGAGCCACAACTTGCGTATGCAGGAGAGTCCACATTCGGAGGAAAAACGGCGAAGCGAAAAGCACCCGCCCAACTGAGCCGCTCCGGGTCGCAGGCTAATCAGAAGCCAGCCAAGGACGACTGGAAAACGCTGGCGCGCTGGTCATTCTGCCTACACGCCCTGGCGGTGTTCGGTGTTGGAGCCAGCCTGTATTACATCATTTACAATCACTATTTCGAATACCACTACGCCTGGAGCCACTCGTCGCTGGCCCTGCCGGTGCAATACATGATTTCGTGCTTCTGGGAAGGGCAGGAAGGATCGTTTCTGCTCTGGCTTTTCTGGGATGCGGTGCTGGGTGTCATTCTGATCACTACCAGCCGGAGTGCGATAGGCAAACAATGGGAGGCCCCCATGATGACTGTTTTTGCGCTCGTTCAGGCGTTTCTGGCCTCTATGATCCTGGGCGTTGTATTCGGCGACACGTTCAAGCTTGGCTCCTCGCCTTTCCTGCTGCTGACCGAAGCCATGCCGGACGCTCCGATCTTCACCGCTGATCCTACGTTTGTACCCAAAGACGGGAACGGCCTGAATCCGCTGCTTCAGAACTACTGGATGGTCATTCACCCGCCAACGCTTTTTCTGGGCTTTGCCTTGACACTCGTCCCGTTTGCGTATTGCATTGCTGGCTTATGGCGCAACCAACCCCTCGAATGGATTCGTCCGGCGTTACCCTGGACGCTGTTTGGAGCTATGATTTTGGGTATCGGCATCATGATGGGTGGTTACTGGGCTTACGAAACGCTAAATTTCGGCGGTTACTGGAACTGGGACCCGGTCGAAAATGCCGTTTTTGTCCCCTGGCTGGTCATGGTAGGTGCCCTGCATACGATGCTGATCGCCAAACGCAGTTCAACGGGCCTGAAAACGACCATTATCCTGACGATTGCGACGTTCCTGCTGATCTTGTACTCCACTTTCCTGACGCGAAGCGGTATTCTGGGCAACGCATCCGTTCACTCATTCACTGATCTAGGCCTATCCGGTCAGTTGCTGGTTTACTTGCTGGCGTTCGTCGTGCTGGCCGTTGTACTGGCGGCCCGTAAGTGGAAATACATTCCGACCGATGAGCAGGAAGCCTCCGTGTATACTAAAGAATTCTGGTTGTTTATCGGTGCTACGGTGCTGTGTTTATCAGCCTTTCAGATTATTGCAACAACGTCCATTCCGGTTTACAACAAGATTCTGGAAAGCTTCGGCAAAATATCGAATCTGGCCTTACCAGCCGATCAGATTGCTCACTACAACAAATTCCAGGTCTGGTTCTTCGTCGTGATTGCGTTGCTGACGGGCGTTGGGCAGTTTATGTGGTGGCGCAGGCTGGACAACAAAAAGTGGGACGCACTCATTACGCCGGGCATCATAACGCTGCTTGTCAGCGCGGGTCTGATCGCGTTCGGGTCCATCAAGAATCCGGTATACATGATTCTGCTCGTAGCCGCCGTGTTTGCGCTCGTCACCAATGGCACTATCCTGCTGGGAATTATTCGCGGTAATTACCGTTTCTCGGGCGGTGCGATCGCTCACATTGGTCTGGCGTTGATGCTGATTGGTATTTTGTATTCGGCCGGGTTCTCGAAAGTTATTTCGATCAATACCAGTGGTCTACTGATCTCAAAGCAGGACGAATTCACGAAGAACGATAATAAAGAAAACAAAGAGAATACGCTTTTGTGGTTGAATCAGCCCGAGCGTATGGGCACGTATCAGATCACCTATCGTGGTCAGCGCATCGAAGCGCGTGATGTACCGGGCTATATTCCGCGCAAAGATGTGATGGTCATCGAGGGTGATTATCATGGCATTGCCCAGAAGAATATTGAACAGAACGGCAAAGTTTACCACAAGAAAGGAGACACTCTCGCGCTCTATCCGGAGAACACCTATTACGAAGTGGAGTACCGCGAACCCAGCGGGAAAGTGTTCAGCCTATTCCCTCGTGCGCAGGTTAACGAACGGATGGGGCTGCTGGCTTCGCCCGATACCCGTCACAAAGCGGATCGTGATATTTACACGTACGTCAACTCGGTGCCTGATCCGAGTGCTGAAAACAAATGGGAAAAGACCGAAACGTATAGCGTGGCTATTAAAGATACCTTTTTCCTGAATGACTACGTAGCTATTCTGGACGATGTCGTCCGGACGAATGAGGTGGAAGGGATGGAAATTAGTGCCAGCGACGCAGCCATACGGGCACGGGTACGGGTAATGAGCAAAAACGGCGAGCAGACATTAAATCCCGCGTTTGTTATCAAAAACCGGATGGTCGCTCACCCTGCCGAAGTAAGTGACGAGCTAGGCGTGCGCATTCAGTTGAACGAGATCGACCCGCAAACCGGTAAGTTTACATTCGCCGTTAACCGGACGCAGCGTGACTACATCGTAATGAAAGCCTTCGAAAAACCGCTCATCAACGTACTCTGGATCGGTACCCTGATCGTTGTCCTGGGCTTTCTGATTGCTATCGTCCGCCGGTATCGTGAGTTTAGAAAGATGCGGGATAAGATGATCTGA